The Candidatus Acidiferrales bacterium region CGTCCCGCTCGGGACCGGCAACTTCTCGATGTCGCCCTGGCAAAATTCAACCTGGGGATAGCAGCCCTTCTCGGCGTTCGCCCGGGCGCGTTCGAGCATCTCCGGCGTCATGTCCACGCCGATGACGCGGCCCGATGGGCCCACGGCATTCGCGGAAAGAAAGACATCCATGCCCGCCCCCGAGCCAAGGTCCACGACCGTTTCGCCCGTTTGAATCTTCGCGGCGCGAACGGGATTGCCGCTGCCTTCGCCCAGGTAAGCGCCGCCGGGAACAGAGGCAATCTCCTCGGGCGAATAGTCGGCCGGCTTGCCCCGGGGCACGCAACAGCCGCCATCACCCGCCATGCGCGTGCGGGCTATTTCCCCATAAGTTTCCTTGACCTGCTCC contains the following coding sequences:
- the arsM gene encoding arsenite methyltransferase, which gives rise to MNRSEGIKEQVKETYGEIARTRMAGDGGCCVPRGKPADYSPEEIASVPGGAYLGEGSGNPVRAAKIQTGETVVDLGSGAGMDVFLSANAVGPSGRVIGVDMTPEMLERARANAEKGCYPQVEFCQGDIEKLPVPSGTADVVVSNCVINLAPDKKAVFREIYRALRPGGRFAISDVVLRSERPLLQKALKKLRVASCVASAWGEERYLGALREAGFQDVRVVAERRAMDQPALDFITAHGITVVGTKPGQ